Part of the Deltaproteobacteria bacterium genome, GGGGTGGTGGTTTTATCGCACTATCAGCCGTTTTTAATATTTAGCTTGTTTCACGCAGTTTATATCCAGAGGAATGAGAAGCTGCTCCTTGAAAGATTAAAAAGTCACCTCAAGAAGTATTGCGGGATAGGTAAAATCATCGATAATTAAATAGGGACTTATCAAAAAAAAGAAGAGAGTTTCCTTGCACAGGATTCTATTTGTTGTCTTTTAAAACGGAATCTATTTTGGCTATCAATTCTTCCGGTGATACAGGCTTGGCGATGAACTGTCTCCCCCCGATAACCCCTTCCTGTGATTGCACCTCGCTTCGGGAAGCTATGGCAGTAACGAAGAGTACGGGGATGCTTTTTGTTTTCGGGTTATCAAGGAGCATGCCCGCAATCTGACCGCCGTTCATTTCGGGCATGATGATATCCAGAAGAACGAGGTCGGGGCATTCTTTTGAAACCATAATCAAGCCGCTTGAACTATCTGTGGTCGTCAAAACTTCATATTTGCCTGTTTTTTCAAGGTTGAGTTTGACAAAAAAGCAGAAGTCTTCTTCGTCATCGATGAGTAATATTTTTATTTTACGTTGAGATTCCGGTTTGATTGCATCGCTCATATCAGCATCCTTTTCCTGAGTAGCGTTCATACAGTTCCATTTTAAAAAAGATCAGCCTTTACTCATGATCCTGCCGACAGCCTTCCCCGCGGCAGCTTTCACTGTTTGATGATAGGACTTGAAACTGAGAAAACCGCTTTGTTTACTAACCTCGGTCAGAAACGGTAATGCCTCGCTGTCCCCAATGTTTCCCAAGGCCAGACAGATCTTTTCCTGCAGATCGATTTTTACATCATCCGGTAAAGTATGTTTAGATTTAAACAGCTCAATGAGCGGCTTTACGGCATCACGGTATTTCAAAGAGCCCAATGTGGTTACGATACTTGATTTGAGAAGGTCGTCGCATTTCGGCAGCGCGTCCAAAAGAACTTCTCCCCTTTGGCCGCCTCCAATATTACTGATACTTTTCAGTACTTCTCTCTGAACACGGTGATCATCGTGAACCAGAAGTTGTGCGAGAATTTTCGTATGCCCTTCACTTCCAACTCTGCCTAAGAGGCGCGCCAGATTTCTCGTGTAATACCAGGGAGCGTCTTGATCGATCCTCGCTATTACGGCTCGAGAGGCAACGGGTCCCATTTCAGGTATCAGGTTCAAAATAAGGATACGCTCCGAGCTGTCTTCACATTCCTTCAACATATCCAGAAGGCGGTTTATCGAAAACTCAGACATCATGACCAGAAGTCGTCCTGCTTCTTTTCGTTTATCATTTTTATTAGTACGGAATTCATCTATGAGGATGTCAAGTATGTCGTCAGATGCGATTTTCCTTATCGAGTCAGATGCTACTGATTTAATTTCCTCATTTTTTTTAATCTGATCGGAACTAATGAGGCGGAAAGTATCAATGATGGGATGACTATCAATAAAGCGCTGATTCCGTATCTGGCTTTGAGCAAGATCGCTCAGGTGAGTACAGATAGATTTGTAGGCTAAAGTAGATGAGGTTTCAAATTGTATCCATTCAATCAGCTTGTTTGAAAGCCGGGTTAGTATATCTGCTCGCTGTTCCAAAGGAAGTTTTTCAAGAATTCCCGCTAATGCCTCCGATGATTCAGCCCGAATGTTGTTGTTTTCGCTGAGCAGCTTGTTGCTTAATCCGTTAATGATCGCTTCAGCTGTATCGCTTTCACCTTCAGCAAAGAGATCTTGCACTATTCCGGGCGAATATTTGGAAATGCTTTCGTCCGGGACGTCCCCCTCAAGTTTACTTAATATACTGCTGCCTTTTTCTTTGAGATAGCTGATTTTCTTTTGCTTTTCTTCCTCTTCGATGGTTCGTTTCTCTTGAATCTGTCGCTGTAATTCGATTCCTTTATCGGTACTCATAACTTGCTGATAGGCTTGCTGAACGGATGCGATTCTCGGGTCGTCAGTGCCTTTATTTGCCAAACTTACAACATCCAACGCCTGTTGTATTTTACCGGCTACCGTCTCAAACTTTTCAAAGTCCATCCTACGGACAATATCGCCGAAAAGTCGATTATCGAGAAAACTTTCAATATTTTGCGTCAGAGTCATGGCAATAAGTTCGGGATCCATATCTGAGATGTATCCGGCAACCAGTTGGGAGATTTTTTCCTTGTCGGCGTTTTCTGAAATTTTATCCAGAGTGCGCAACATATGCAGCATTCCTTCAGACAATTTAGCACTTGAGGCATCGCCGTCTTTTCCAGTAATATTCTGCATACCGGATTGGAATATACGGGAGACCCATTCGGGATCTTTTGCCATTTCCTTCATTTTTTGAGAATCTAAAGTGGCGTTTGGATCTTCAGAAGTAATATATTTAACAATATCTTCATCCTTTATATCAAGGCTCGCCACGAATTGGTGGTCCTGATCCTTTGTAATATAAATCTTTTGATTGAAAAGAATGTGAGGCATTTTTCCCTCAGAGATGATCTGCTCCAATCCCCCTTCCTTTTTTACCTCATCCGGTTTCTTACTCATTATTTCCAGGAAAGGCATGAGTTCACTTGCATCCATCCCTCTCATAAAAGTGAGACTCTTGATCCCCCAGTTGAACATTAACATGAGAAAGATCGCAACCTGCGGTTTTCCTCTATGTTTTTGACTTAGCGGTTCCCCGGAGATGAGGAGATTCCTGTCCGTCTCGGCAAAGCTTACGGATTCCTCTTGCTCAAAAATTGCCTGAAAGGTTTCATACAGCTTCTCGATGGTGTTTATGATCATTGCATTTGTTGCCGGGTAGAGGCGTAGATTGATTATCGCTGTGTTCATAATGACCAAAGTGTCGATAGCTTTTTCTTGACTTCCCGGGTTGGTCATTCTTTCCCTCCTCATGAAACGTTTTTGATTGTCACGACCTTAATGGTGTCTCCAGTCGAGTTGTTCCAAACATTTTGCTAATTATATCAAATATATTCGTATTTGTCTTCTTAAATTGCACAAAATGCATCGGATAAAATGGTCATATGCCTTTTAGATGATTGGTATCGTTGAATATTGAAATGATGCCTTTCCCATTGTCAAACTCCACAACGGTTTTTGATGCCACATCTACGCGCAACTCCCTGGCATGCGACAGATCAAGGTTTTGAATTTTGCAGAGAATAGTCATGATGGTCATGCTGTGGGAAACGACAAGGTAGTTTTTCGAGTTTTCGATGATCTTTTCGATGGCGCTCCACGCACGTATCTGCAGGTCTTGGAGGGATTCTCCGTTCGGCATGGCAACGGAAGCAGGATCAAGGAACCACTGTTTGAGGAAGGGGAGATGGTTGGCCTTCAACTCTTCTATCGTTACATTTTCAAAATCCCCGTGGTTCATTTCCTGGAGTTTGTTATCAAGCGCTATTGCTGTAGTATGATATTTACCGATAGCCTTGGCGGTCTGATAAGCGCGTTTTAACGGACTTGATACTATGCTCGCTATTGGTTCATTTTTCAGAGACTCTGCAAGTTTTTCTGC contains:
- a CDS encoding response regulator, coding for MSDAIKPESQRKIKILLIDDEEDFCFFVKLNLEKTGKYEVLTTTDSSSGLIMVSKECPDLVLLDIIMPEMNGGQIAGMLLDNPKTKSIPVLFVTAIASRSEVQSQEGVIGGRQFIAKPVSPEELIAKIDSVLKDNK
- a CDS encoding HEAT repeat domain-containing protein gives rise to the protein MTNPGSQEKAIDTLVIMNTAIINLRLYPATNAMIINTIEKLYETFQAIFEQEESVSFAETDRNLLISGEPLSQKHRGKPQVAIFLMLMFNWGIKSLTFMRGMDASELMPFLEIMSKKPDEVKKEGGLEQIISEGKMPHILFNQKIYITKDQDHQFVASLDIKDEDIVKYITSEDPNATLDSQKMKEMAKDPEWVSRIFQSGMQNITGKDGDASSAKLSEGMLHMLRTLDKISENADKEKISQLVAGYISDMDPELIAMTLTQNIESFLDNRLFGDIVRRMDFEKFETVAGKIQQALDVVSLANKGTDDPRIASVQQAYQQVMSTDKGIELQRQIQEKRTIEEEEKQKKISYLKEKGSSILSKLEGDVPDESISKYSPGIVQDLFAEGESDTAEAIINGLSNKLLSENNNIRAESSEALAGILEKLPLEQRADILTRLSNKLIEWIQFETSSTLAYKSICTHLSDLAQSQIRNQRFIDSHPIIDTFRLISSDQIKKNEEIKSVASDSIRKIASDDILDILIDEFRTNKNDKRKEAGRLLVMMSEFSINRLLDMLKECEDSSERILILNLIPEMGPVASRAVIARIDQDAPWYYTRNLARLLGRVGSEGHTKILAQLLVHDDHRVQREVLKSISNIGGGQRGEVLLDALPKCDDLLKSSIVTTLGSLKYRDAVKPLIELFKSKHTLPDDVKIDLQEKICLALGNIGDSEALPFLTEVSKQSGFLSFKSYHQTVKAAAGKAVGRIMSKG
- a CDS encoding histidine phosphatase family protein; this encodes MKLILVRHGETQSNRENRVQGTTDTELNDNGRIQAEKLAESLKNEPIASIVSSPLKRAYQTAKAIGKYHTTAIALDNKLQEMNHGDFENVTIEELKANHLPFLKQWFLDPASVAMPNGESLQDLQIRAWSAIEKIIENSKNYLVVSHSMTIMTILCKIQNLDLSHARELRVDVASKTVVEFDNGKGIISIFNDTNHLKGI